A region from the Leptospirillum ferriphilum ML-04 genome encodes:
- a CDS encoding IS110 family transposase, whose product MKVTTLGIDIAKTVFHLIGLDARGHEVLNKKVSRSHLTKTIQNLPPCRIAMESCGSANYWGREFEKMGHAIVLIPPQYVKPFVRTNKNDANDARAICEAALRPSIPTVPVKTEDAQDIQSLHRSRQLLIGFRTATINHIRGILLEYGIVLGQSPKKVGGELERLVNDPECGLSPSLRETLRVIGAELAGLESKLEDFDTWIENLAKRHPVCKRLMTVPGVGVLTATVLVALVGDPFRFRNGRHFAAYLGLVPKQHSSGGKNVLLGISKRGDTYLRTLLIHGGRAMVRSVMKIAAAGKEPAGRNTWILSLYERRGYNRTAVAVANKNARVLWALLTKEDAVYSPAGPALRKTA is encoded by the coding sequence ATGAAGGTTACCACACTGGGAATCGACATCGCCAAGACGGTTTTTCATTTGATCGGACTCGATGCGAGAGGGCATGAGGTTTTGAACAAGAAAGTCAGTCGTTCTCACCTGACAAAGACGATTCAAAATCTTCCTCCTTGCCGGATCGCGATGGAGTCCTGTGGATCGGCCAACTACTGGGGGCGGGAGTTCGAGAAAATGGGCCATGCGATCGTGCTGATTCCGCCCCAGTACGTGAAACCTTTTGTGCGCACGAACAAGAACGATGCCAATGACGCCCGGGCGATCTGCGAGGCGGCGCTTCGGCCTTCAATCCCGACTGTTCCGGTGAAGACGGAAGACGCCCAGGACATCCAGAGCTTACATCGGAGTCGTCAGCTTCTGATCGGATTCCGCACTGCCACGATCAACCACATCCGGGGCATTCTCCTGGAATACGGAATCGTGTTGGGACAGTCCCCTAAAAAGGTTGGGGGAGAGCTGGAGCGTCTTGTGAACGATCCGGAGTGCGGACTTTCCCCTTCCCTTCGGGAGACGCTTCGGGTGATAGGTGCGGAGTTGGCAGGACTCGAGTCAAAACTTGAAGACTTTGACACCTGGATCGAGAATCTGGCCAAGAGACACCCCGTCTGCAAACGGCTCATGACCGTTCCCGGAGTGGGGGTTCTCACCGCCACGGTTCTGGTCGCCTTGGTCGGAGATCCCTTCCGGTTCAGGAATGGACGCCATTTCGCTGCCTATCTTGGCTTGGTACCCAAACAGCACTCCAGCGGCGGCAAGAATGTGCTTCTGGGGATCTCCAAACGAGGAGACACCTATCTACGCACCCTCCTGATCCACGGAGGGCGGGCGATGGTGCGCTCCGTCATGAAGATTGCCGCCGCTGGGAAAGAGCCCGCGGGACGCAATACCTGGATCCTCTCCCTGTACGAACGGCGGGGATACAACCGGACGGCAGTAGCGGTCGCGAATAAGAACGCCCGGGTCCTGTGGGCTCTCCTGACCAAAGAGGATGCGGTGTATTCTCCGGCGGGTCCCGCGCTCCGGAAAACCGCCTGA
- a CDS encoding IS256 family transposase, which translates to MAELNLTLNPDLLPNLLTEGGDGLKKLVESVLNQVLEAQMTEHLGADRHERTEERAGYRNGVRERTLTTRVGTVILRVPQTRDGSFSTDLFKRYQRSEQALVLSMMEMVVQGVSTRKVANITEELCGTRFSKSTVSQLSTGLSARVQAWKNRKLSSPYPFVLIDALVIRVRKNESVSPMAALIATGITAEGQREILGLTLGDSENEASWDDMLRDLKHRGLSGVDLIVSDDHKGLKNAAWKHFQGVRWQRCQVHFLRNILGHAPASQRGPLAQALSRLFRSETMEEARMVRNEILRTFEKKAPKAMECLEEGFDETLNILTFPKKYRVRLRSTNSQERLNEEIRRRERVIRIFPNEESAIRLIGALLSEFHEQWSTGKKYLDMTEYHEWKKQESFKTSSTLAIVE; encoded by the coding sequence ATGGCTGAACTTAACCTTACCCTGAACCCGGACCTGTTGCCAAATCTTTTGACCGAGGGAGGAGACGGACTCAAAAAGCTGGTGGAATCCGTTCTGAACCAGGTCCTGGAAGCCCAGATGACGGAACATCTGGGAGCCGACCGGCATGAACGCACGGAAGAACGGGCCGGCTACCGGAACGGCGTTCGAGAACGAACGTTGACCACGCGGGTGGGAACCGTGATTCTTCGCGTTCCCCAAACCCGGGACGGGAGTTTCAGCACCGATCTGTTCAAACGCTACCAACGCTCTGAACAGGCTCTGGTCCTCTCGATGATGGAGATGGTGGTGCAGGGGGTCTCGACCCGAAAGGTCGCCAACATCACCGAGGAGCTGTGTGGCACCCGGTTCTCGAAGTCCACGGTCAGCCAGTTGTCGACCGGGCTCTCCGCCCGGGTCCAGGCCTGGAAGAACCGAAAACTGTCCAGTCCGTATCCGTTCGTGCTGATCGACGCCCTGGTCATTCGGGTGAGAAAGAATGAGAGTGTGTCTCCGATGGCCGCCCTGATCGCCACCGGCATCACCGCAGAGGGACAGCGGGAGATCCTGGGACTGACCCTGGGGGACAGCGAAAACGAAGCGTCCTGGGATGACATGCTCCGTGATCTCAAACATCGAGGACTGTCTGGGGTGGACCTGATCGTCTCCGACGATCACAAAGGGCTCAAGAACGCCGCCTGGAAGCATTTCCAGGGAGTCCGATGGCAACGGTGCCAGGTCCACTTTCTTCGGAATATTCTGGGTCATGCGCCGGCCTCCCAGAGAGGGCCCTTGGCCCAGGCCCTGTCCCGGCTGTTTCGCTCGGAGACGATGGAGGAAGCCCGGATGGTCCGGAACGAAATCCTCCGAACCTTCGAGAAAAAAGCTCCCAAGGCCATGGAGTGCCTGGAGGAAGGGTTTGACGAGACGTTGAACATTTTAACCTTTCCCAAGAAATACCGCGTCCGGCTTCGAAGCACCAATTCCCAGGAGCGGCTCAATGAAGAGATCCGACGACGGGAGCGGGTGATCCGAATCTTCCCGAACGAAGAATCCGCCATCCGTCTCATTGGAGCCCTTCTCTCGGAGTTCCATGAACAATGGAGTACTGGGAAGAAATATCTGGACATGACCGAGTACCACGAATGGAAGAAGCAGGAGTCATTCAAAACCTCTTCGACTCTTGCAATCGTGGAATGA
- a CDS encoding HDOD domain-containing protein translates to MDLESLSQKLESRDSFPSLPEVLSDVIHEIDAENISMEALARLIQKDVSFSAQLVRQANCGMYAEAGHVSTVVQAVRLLGFRMLKGFCLTLPIFSRYRNVSGIADLWYHCQAASACAGIVSRHVTGVEKEEAETAGLLHDLGKVFLILEMRSLTNDLHQTANDPLRSPDWREESEHLGINHCFVGARYGRMFNFPGSILDPILWHHEPQKAIHNKELTHVCCLGDQIATIVGAVHGDFLFVEPVLLHSLDYLGIRPDRFSSILEHCLEVVCRISPIP, encoded by the coding sequence TTGGACCTCGAGAGTTTGTCCCAAAAGCTTGAAAGCCGCGACTCTTTTCCTTCTCTGCCGGAAGTGCTCTCCGATGTGATCCACGAAATCGACGCCGAGAATATTTCGATGGAAGCATTGGCCCGGTTAATCCAGAAAGATGTGTCTTTTTCCGCCCAACTCGTCCGGCAGGCAAATTGCGGAATGTATGCGGAAGCGGGCCATGTATCGACCGTTGTCCAGGCTGTTCGGCTCCTTGGGTTCCGGATGCTCAAGGGATTTTGTCTCACGCTCCCCATCTTCAGCCGATACAGGAACGTCTCCGGTATTGCCGACCTCTGGTATCACTGCCAGGCGGCGTCGGCCTGCGCAGGCATTGTTTCCCGCCATGTGACGGGTGTGGAGAAGGAGGAAGCCGAAACCGCCGGACTGCTGCACGATCTTGGAAAAGTTTTTTTGATCCTGGAGATGCGATCTTTGACAAACGATCTTCATCAGACGGCGAACGATCCTTTGCGCTCCCCGGACTGGAGGGAGGAGTCAGAGCATCTGGGGATCAACCACTGTTTTGTCGGAGCAAGGTATGGACGGATGTTCAACTTTCCCGGAAGCATTCTGGATCCGATCCTCTGGCATCATGAACCCCAAAAAGCGATCCATAACAAGGAGCTGACACATGTGTGTTGTCTGGGGGACCAGATCGCTACCATCGTGGGGGCAGTGCATGGGGACTTCCTGTTTGTCGAACCGGTTCTGCTCCATTCCCTGGACTACCTGGGAATTCGTCCCGACCGATTCTCATCAATTCTTGAACATTGCCTCGAAGTTGTTTGCCGAATTTCACCGATTCCCTGA
- a CDS encoding tetratricopeptide repeat protein — MKNTVGFRFFRTCFRGRREKHVFVMVLSFFFFPVLAFAQDPSLLPAGHTLPGNMKPASPAMNKNLEQEKIEQLVRARRYPEAYHLARRFQKTYPEDLNAIYLLAYIEKKVHFLRRGYLTVEKGRKIAPENIDLGILEAEILIQQGHLRKARVLLLHFQKTHPENTVLQKDLVKTYFPTGYDANIPIMDQHIFSLGEIQSPFRPDQFLTASLPRWNLNVSALGINYSGGAAFVGDAQFESPMAGGLRFLAGRTEYMGFVSGRGNGLNSWTYAGMDSRFGDHADLQVDAGDTSLERAGLYAHFFYNPGVLTVDVQGVDNMVWGDFGQAIQLNGLESGVTVSGSLQLTNRLSMGLNYWYYEYTLDDGSLPYGNLHNAFGFLDYQLTSDPEMDVLVGYDDWTIMASSPQTAVLVPEIMRQQYLLVALNAMKQYDNGLLLSGQIGGYDDFYNHIASGEGSLGIRYPVSLHWSL, encoded by the coding sequence ATGAAGAATACAGTTGGTTTTCGCTTTTTCCGGACCTGTTTTCGAGGGAGACGGGAAAAGCATGTTTTTGTGATGGTCCTCTCTTTCTTTTTCTTTCCCGTTCTGGCTTTTGCCCAAGATCCCTCTCTCTTGCCTGCAGGCCATACTCTTCCGGGGAACATGAAACCGGCATCGCCTGCGATGAACAAGAATCTGGAACAGGAAAAAATCGAACAATTGGTCCGTGCCCGCCGATATCCGGAAGCCTATCATCTGGCACGCCGATTCCAGAAAACATACCCCGAGGACCTGAATGCAATTTACCTTCTGGCTTATATCGAGAAAAAGGTTCATTTCCTTCGAAGGGGGTATTTAACAGTGGAGAAAGGACGAAAAATTGCTCCGGAAAATATCGACCTGGGAATTCTGGAGGCCGAGATTCTCATCCAGCAAGGGCACCTCAGGAAAGCCAGAGTCCTTCTCTTGCATTTTCAGAAAACCCATCCGGAGAACACAGTCCTTCAGAAAGATCTGGTCAAGACCTATTTCCCGACCGGATATGACGCCAATATTCCCATCATGGATCAGCACATTTTTTCCCTGGGAGAGATCCAGTCCCCTTTTCGTCCCGACCAGTTTCTGACCGCCTCTTTGCCCCGCTGGAACCTGAATGTCTCCGCTTTGGGCATCAACTACTCCGGAGGAGCTGCTTTTGTAGGAGATGCACAGTTTGAGTCTCCGATGGCCGGAGGTCTCCGGTTCCTCGCCGGGCGGACAGAGTACATGGGATTTGTTTCCGGACGAGGGAACGGTTTGAACAGCTGGACGTATGCCGGAATGGACAGTCGCTTCGGAGACCATGCGGATTTGCAGGTCGATGCGGGGGACACCTCTCTGGAGCGTGCAGGTTTGTATGCGCACTTCTTCTATAATCCCGGAGTTTTGACGGTGGATGTTCAGGGTGTCGACAATATGGTCTGGGGAGATTTCGGTCAGGCGATCCAGCTGAACGGTCTGGAGAGCGGAGTCACTGTCTCCGGCAGCTTGCAACTTACAAATCGCCTTTCGATGGGGTTGAACTACTGGTATTACGAGTACACGCTTGACGATGGAAGCCTGCCTTACGGAAATTTGCACAACGCTTTCGGGTTTCTGGACTATCAGCTGACCTCGGATCCGGAAATGGATGTCCTGGTTGGCTACGATGACTGGACGATCATGGCAAGCTCACCCCAGACCGCAGTGCTTGTTCCGGAAATCATGCGCCAGCAATACCTTTTGGTTGCCCTGAACGCGATGAAGCAATATGACAACGGTCTTTTGCTGAGCGGTCAAATCGGCGGGTATGACGACTTTTACAACCATATCGCCTCGGGGGAAGGCTCTCTGGGAATACGCTATCCTGTTTCCCTCCACTGGTCGCTCTAG
- a CDS encoding EamA family transporter: protein MEEIRKISAPVSAEKPLWYVFLLMAIGLASEAWGFVLIKKGLLQHPPAGPFLSGSHLAAVFFQLVSTPLVLLGTALEALHFGVLMELLSFGEVSFIIPLTSVGYVLTPLTALFLLHETIPPERWAGIVLVCAGVFVLLRYKTPS from the coding sequence TTGGAAGAAATCCGCAAGATATCCGCTCCGGTTTCGGCTGAAAAACCCCTCTGGTATGTTTTCTTGTTGATGGCGATCGGTCTCGCTTCCGAAGCCTGGGGATTCGTCCTGATCAAGAAAGGTCTTCTCCAGCATCCCCCGGCCGGTCCTTTTCTCAGCGGATCTCATCTGGCGGCTGTTTTTTTCCAGCTTGTCTCCACCCCCCTTGTCCTTCTCGGCACCGCTCTTGAAGCCCTTCACTTCGGTGTGCTCATGGAGCTGCTGTCCTTCGGTGAGGTCTCCTTCATCATTCCCCTGACGTCCGTCGGATATGTCCTGACCCCCCTGACCGCCCTCTTTCTTCTCCACGAAACGATCCCGCCGGAACGATGGGCCGGGATCGTTCTCGTCTGCGCGGGGGTCTTCGTCCTTCTTCGGTATAAAACCCCGTCGTGA
- a CDS encoding zinc-dependent alcohol dehydrogenase family protein translates to MKAVTLDRAGGPDVLQYTEIPDPPAPPKGHLLVRLHAAGVNPVDYKLRKAGTFYPDRLPAILGCDGAGTVEACGSDVRRFRPGDRVFFMHGGYGREPGTYAQWTIVPEEATALLPENVSFIDAAALPIPVITAWESLDRAGLLEAGESVLIHAGAGGVGHLALQLARNRGLRPITTVRGEEKAAQARKDGALHIIDPDRIDFVQAALDLTEGNGVRLVVDTIGGEMFCRSFDAAALYGHVSTLLEKACGDAAVARAKKRNLSLHYILILTPSLLKNTVEIARQTRILESAARMVSSGALSVRIFRTFPLESVREAHALIESGHTSGKIVLAIP, encoded by the coding sequence ATGAAAGCGGTTACTCTGGACCGGGCGGGAGGCCCGGACGTTCTTCAATACACCGAGATCCCGGACCCCCCTGCCCCGCCGAAAGGGCACCTTCTCGTCCGTCTCCACGCGGCAGGCGTCAACCCCGTGGATTACAAGCTCCGCAAAGCCGGCACCTTCTACCCGGACCGCCTTCCTGCCATTCTCGGGTGCGACGGGGCCGGAACGGTGGAAGCCTGCGGTTCGGACGTTCGACGCTTTCGTCCGGGCGACCGTGTCTTTTTCATGCATGGAGGATACGGCAGGGAACCCGGAACGTATGCCCAGTGGACGATCGTCCCCGAAGAAGCCACCGCTCTCCTCCCGGAAAATGTATCCTTTATCGATGCGGCCGCGCTTCCCATTCCCGTGATCACCGCGTGGGAGTCCCTGGACAGGGCCGGACTCCTGGAAGCCGGGGAATCTGTCCTGATCCATGCCGGAGCCGGAGGTGTCGGCCATCTTGCCCTTCAGCTCGCAAGGAATCGGGGTCTTCGTCCGATCACCACCGTCCGTGGAGAAGAAAAAGCGGCGCAAGCCAGAAAAGACGGAGCTTTGCATATCATCGATCCGGATCGGATTGACTTTGTCCAGGCAGCCCTGGATTTGACGGAAGGAAACGGCGTTCGCCTCGTCGTGGACACGATCGGCGGAGAGATGTTCTGCCGCTCGTTCGATGCGGCCGCCCTCTATGGGCATGTTTCGACGCTCCTTGAAAAAGCCTGCGGGGACGCGGCGGTCGCCCGGGCCAAGAAACGCAATCTCTCCCTGCATTACATTCTGATCCTGACCCCTTCCCTTCTGAAAAATACCGTTGAAATCGCCCGGCAAACCCGCATTCTGGAATCGGCTGCCCGGATGGTTTCTTCCGGCGCTCTTTCCGTCCGGATTTTCCGGACCTTTCCGCTGGAATCCGTCCGGGAAGCCCATGCGTTGATCGAATCCGGTCACACGTCGGGGAAAATCGTCCTCGCCATTCCCTGA
- a CDS encoding chloride channel protein gives MKKRRFRLRYLWVRFLDETRRINRFWRVLILALLIGIVTGLLVYLLESVVYELLFLTLYNTYFKNGIIVILIPMIGVLLTRLILVWGKTDGMGGTEEVVKSYHEFRGRLPLSRTPYKIPAYITTLGFGGSAGLEGASTYIGGMVSSIAEKIMEKLNIPFEEQRTLLLAGAGAGLSAMFKAPLTGTIFILQVPYKSDLAPNALIPTLVASVSSYIVMVTLKGTHPLFSMANKADFHMNDMLAVIVIGLVCGFLSKYFLRMYRATKTWFLKGPARLTSRNVLAALILGITGYLATLRFGEALPLGPGYIFIQYLLSVPDTFLNLLMLLLLKMAAVIFTFSAGGMGGSFFPLLCLGAATGGLISNVAHIQPFDFGVVMGMAGFLAAGYKTPLAAVVFVAESTHSSGYLIPGLICTAFSYIASGASSISSQQREREDIHLSRRFHLKVTNAMLRQIIFVPSNITVDDFRQYYLLKYFYRTYPVLDEKKALVGIISVYDIDRIPEEEWKKLKVSDVMVTPVITVTREETIQDAVQKMNRYDLDFLPVVSEKDPKELIGGITRTGIFQGEWAIVAA, from the coding sequence GTGAAAAAACGTCGGTTCCGTCTCCGCTATCTCTGGGTCCGCTTTCTCGACGAAACGCGACGAATCAACCGCTTCTGGAGGGTTTTGATCCTTGCCTTGCTGATCGGCATCGTCACGGGGCTTCTGGTCTATCTTCTGGAATCCGTCGTTTACGAACTTCTCTTTTTGACTCTCTACAACACCTACTTCAAGAACGGGATCATCGTCATCCTGATTCCCATGATCGGCGTTCTTCTGACGCGACTGATCCTGGTCTGGGGGAAGACAGACGGGATGGGGGGAACGGAAGAAGTAGTCAAAAGCTACCACGAATTCCGGGGGAGACTTCCCCTGTCCCGGACCCCCTACAAAATCCCGGCCTACATCACGACCCTCGGATTTGGGGGAAGCGCCGGTCTCGAAGGGGCTTCAACGTATATCGGCGGAATGGTCAGCTCGATTGCCGAAAAGATCATGGAAAAGCTGAACATCCCGTTCGAAGAACAACGCACCCTTCTCCTTGCCGGAGCGGGAGCGGGTCTGTCCGCCATGTTCAAGGCCCCACTGACGGGAACGATCTTCATCCTCCAGGTTCCCTACAAGAGCGACCTGGCCCCGAACGCCCTGATCCCCACCCTTGTTGCATCCGTTTCCAGTTATATTGTCATGGTGACGCTGAAAGGCACCCACCCTCTTTTCAGCATGGCCAACAAGGCCGACTTTCACATGAACGACATGCTGGCGGTTATCGTGATCGGCCTGGTCTGCGGGTTCCTGAGCAAATACTTCCTTCGGATGTACCGGGCGACAAAAACATGGTTTCTGAAGGGTCCAGCCCGCCTTACGTCCCGAAATGTCCTGGCTGCCCTGATCCTGGGGATCACGGGGTATCTTGCCACCTTGCGGTTCGGAGAAGCCCTTCCCCTTGGTCCCGGATATATTTTTATCCAGTACCTTCTCTCTGTTCCCGACACCTTTCTGAACCTTCTGATGCTTCTTCTCCTGAAGATGGCCGCCGTCATTTTCACGTTTTCCGCCGGCGGGATGGGAGGGTCCTTCTTTCCGCTTCTCTGTCTGGGAGCGGCGACCGGAGGCCTGATTTCCAACGTGGCGCACATCCAGCCCTTCGACTTTGGCGTGGTCATGGGGATGGCGGGATTCCTCGCGGCCGGGTACAAGACACCGCTTGCCGCGGTGGTTTTCGTTGCGGAGTCCACCCACAGTTCCGGGTACCTGATCCCGGGGCTCATCTGCACCGCCTTCAGCTATATCGCCTCCGGTGCCTCGTCCATTTCCTCGCAGCAAAGGGAACGGGAAGATATTCACCTGTCCCGCCGTTTTCACCTGAAAGTCACCAACGCGATGCTCCGCCAGATCATCTTCGTTCCTTCCAACATTACGGTCGACGATTTTCGCCAGTATTATCTGCTCAAGTATTTTTACCGGACCTATCCCGTTCTGGACGAAAAAAAGGCACTTGTCGGCATCATTTCGGTCTATGACATCGACCGGATCCCGGAAGAGGAATGGAAAAAACTGAAGGTGTCCGACGTCATGGTCACTCCCGTCATCACGGTCACCCGGGAGGAAACCATTCAGGATGCCGTCCAGAAAATGAACCGGTACGATCTCGACTTCCTGCCGGTCGTATCGGAAAAAGACCCGAAGGAACTGATCGGAGGCATCACCCGGACCGGGATCTTCCAGGGAGAATGGGCCATTGTTGCAGCATAA
- a CDS encoding metallophosphoesterase, giving the protein MATYAVGDIHGQYHLLVALFDRVGFDFRNDRLISVGDVIDRGTDTGLLLEKLYEGSRDGWFSAIKGNHEELLLSYWREPDRYRENYLDPGFGGRPTVEALEKSKKGKKFLEWIQTWPLYLEVDTFILVHASLPRIQGSRFGDIELCPLRKEGSTGFHTCLWARPPEIYPSFDQRLVISGHNIVSQPGPGKEGVLLIDTGAYRTGALTFMRLEDRTFHQVRGKPRVQS; this is encoded by the coding sequence ATGGCCACCTATGCCGTGGGAGACATCCATGGACAATATCATCTTCTTGTGGCGCTTTTCGACCGGGTCGGGTTTGATTTCCGGAACGACAGGCTGATCAGCGTCGGAGATGTGATTGATCGGGGGACCGATACCGGCCTTCTCCTGGAAAAACTGTACGAAGGCTCCCGGGACGGATGGTTCTCGGCCATCAAGGGGAATCACGAAGAGCTTCTTTTATCGTATTGGCGGGAACCGGACCGCTACCGGGAGAATTATCTGGATCCGGGATTCGGAGGACGACCAACCGTCGAAGCACTCGAAAAGTCCAAAAAAGGAAAAAAGTTTTTGGAGTGGATCCAGACCTGGCCACTTTACCTGGAAGTAGACACGTTTATTCTGGTTCACGCTTCCCTTCCCCGGATCCAGGGAAGCCGGTTCGGTGATATCGAGCTTTGCCCTCTCCGAAAAGAAGGCTCGACCGGTTTTCACACCTGTCTCTGGGCCCGACCCCCGGAAATTTACCCTTCCTTTGACCAGAGACTCGTCATTTCCGGCCACAATATCGTTTCGCAGCCCGGCCCCGGAAAGGAAGGAGTCCTCCTGATCGATACGGGCGCATACAGGACAGGTGCCTTGACCTTCATGCGGCTGGAGGACCGCACATTCCATCAGGTGCGCGGAAAACCACGGGTTCAGTCCTGA
- the hpnH gene encoding adenosyl-hopene transferase HpnH, whose protein sequence is MSISLHQAVKVGSYIFRQKVKGKKRFPLVLMLEPLFRCNLECAGCGKIQYPEEILNKRLTPEQCFQAADECGAPVVTIAGGEPLIHNEIGEIVQGLVDRKRFVYLCTNAILLEKYLDRIKPSTYLTLSVHLDGLKEEHDHLVCRNGIFDVAVRAIQTAKKKGFRVTTNTTVFEGEDPSRLHKFFDFVTELGVDGMMISPGYSYAWAPDQEHFLRKERTRELFRKLFAPMKEKTNPKRWNFNHSPFYLEFLEGARDYDCTPWGNPNYSVLGWQKPCYLLNDGYAESFSELMNGTDWDQYGHKSGNPRCQDCMVHCGFEPTAVQDATSSIKNTLRSVQSLLPAG, encoded by the coding sequence ATGTCGATATCCCTGCATCAGGCCGTAAAGGTCGGTTCCTATATTTTTCGCCAGAAAGTGAAAGGCAAAAAGCGCTTTCCCCTTGTCCTCATGCTGGAACCTCTTTTCCGGTGCAATCTCGAATGCGCGGGATGCGGGAAGATCCAGTATCCGGAGGAAATTTTGAACAAACGCCTGACACCGGAGCAATGCTTTCAGGCGGCGGATGAGTGCGGTGCTCCTGTCGTTACCATCGCGGGAGGCGAACCCCTCATCCATAACGAAATCGGGGAAATCGTCCAGGGTCTCGTGGACAGGAAGCGATTTGTCTACCTTTGCACCAATGCCATCCTTCTGGAGAAGTACCTGGACCGGATCAAGCCTTCGACCTATCTGACCTTGTCCGTCCATCTCGATGGCCTGAAAGAGGAACACGACCATCTGGTTTGCCGGAACGGCATCTTTGACGTCGCTGTCCGGGCCATCCAGACGGCCAAAAAGAAGGGATTCCGGGTCACGACCAACACGACAGTCTTCGAAGGGGAAGATCCCTCCCGACTCCACAAGTTTTTCGATTTTGTGACGGAGCTTGGCGTGGACGGCATGATGATCTCGCCGGGATACTCCTACGCATGGGCACCGGACCAGGAGCATTTTCTCCGAAAAGAACGCACCCGGGAACTCTTTCGGAAACTGTTCGCCCCGATGAAGGAAAAAACGAACCCCAAACGGTGGAACTTCAACCACAGCCCTTTTTATCTGGAATTTCTGGAAGGGGCACGGGATTACGACTGCACTCCGTGGGGAAACCCGAACTACTCGGTTCTGGGCTGGCAAAAACCCTGTTACCTGTTAAACGACGGGTATGCCGAATCTTTCTCCGAACTGATGAATGGCACCGACTGGGACCAGTATGGTCACAAGAGCGGGAACCCCCGTTGCCAGGATTGTATGGTCCACTGCGGATTCGAACCGACAGCCGTACAGGATGCAACATCCAGCATCAAAAACACTCTCCGGTCCGTCCAGAGCCTTCTTCCTGCCGGATAA
- the hemG gene encoding protoporphyrinogen oxidase, with protein sequence MAGFDCDTLVVGGGVSGLAAALTLKNRGVDVRLLESRGYLGGAIRTVREDGYLLEFGPNSLMVRPEDAIDTVLGDPELRARIVPASGLSKNRYVVKAGHLYPVPLSPWAFFRTPLLSWRGRRDILSEWKVPPRTGGPEETLSHFVRRRLGEEALDYFVDPFVKGVYASHPDLLSVEAAFPLLVRLEREHGGLLRGALKTFLKRRKRPSGSSPRGIFSFAGGMTDLVEAMGKRLGEDVGTNVDVIKYTRLEEGFRVALMYDETEYYMTSRRLILATSAPQAAELLEGDPDGPSSELKSIPYAPVTIAYAGFLREQVTHPLDGFGLLCPTVENRKVLGVIFSSSLFPGRAPEGKVLLTVFVGGMTGQKLAQAFDEDLERIVLKELTELLGVKGAPSFFRIHRWEKAIPQLILGHRETVRTIRKKLPSGLRLAGNYLDGISIARAFASGVRAAEELLSEDGGTPG encoded by the coding sequence GTGGCAGGATTTGATTGCGATACGCTGGTTGTGGGCGGGGGCGTCTCCGGACTGGCGGCAGCCCTGACCTTGAAAAACAGGGGGGTGGATGTCCGGCTTCTCGAGTCCCGGGGATATCTGGGTGGAGCCATCCGGACGGTGCGCGAAGACGGCTATCTCCTCGAGTTCGGGCCAAACAGCCTGATGGTTCGACCGGAGGACGCCATCGACACTGTCCTTGGTGACCCGGAACTTCGTGCCCGGATTGTGCCGGCATCGGGGCTGTCGAAAAATCGATATGTCGTCAAAGCGGGTCATCTTTATCCGGTTCCGCTCTCCCCATGGGCCTTTTTCCGGACGCCTCTTTTAAGCTGGCGGGGACGCCGGGATATCCTGTCGGAATGGAAGGTTCCGCCCAGGACCGGAGGTCCGGAAGAGACATTGTCCCACTTTGTGCGCCGCCGTCTGGGCGAGGAGGCTCTCGACTACTTTGTCGATCCTTTCGTCAAGGGGGTCTATGCGTCTCATCCGGATCTTCTTTCTGTGGAGGCCGCCTTTCCGCTTCTGGTCCGACTGGAAAGAGAACATGGAGGTCTTCTCCGCGGAGCGCTGAAGACGTTCCTGAAGCGACGGAAACGACCGTCCGGATCCTCCCCCCGGGGAATTTTTTCCTTTGCCGGCGGAATGACGGACCTTGTCGAGGCGATGGGAAAAAGGCTGGGAGAAGATGTCGGGACGAATGTCGACGTGATCAAGTACACCCGCCTGGAGGAAGGGTTCCGCGTTGCCCTGATGTACGACGAAACGGAGTATTATATGACTTCCCGGCGTCTCATCCTTGCGACTTCCGCTCCCCAGGCGGCGGAGCTTCTCGAAGGTGACCCGGACGGACCGTCCAGCGAGTTGAAGTCCATCCCCTATGCGCCTGTGACGATCGCCTATGCCGGTTTTCTCCGGGAGCAGGTCACCCATCCGCTGGACGGGTTCGGCCTCCTGTGTCCAACGGTGGAAAACCGGAAAGTCCTGGGCGTGATCTTTTCCTCGTCCCTCTTCCCCGGGAGGGCGCCCGAAGGGAAGGTCCTCCTGACGGTCTTTGTGGGCGGCATGACCGGACAAAAGCTGGCACAGGCCTTTGACGAAGATCTGGAGCGCATCGTTCTCAAGGAGTTGACCGAACTTCTGGGAGTGAAGGGGGCTCCTTCCTTTTTCCGGATTCACCGGTGGGAAAAGGCTATTCCCCAATTGATCCTCGGTCATAGGGAGACCGTTCGGACAATCCGGAAGAAGCTGCCTTCCGGACTTCGTCTGGCGGGAAATTACCTGGACGGGATTTCGATTGCCCGGGCGTTTGCTTCCGGCGTCCGGGCCGCGGAGGAGCTTCTTTCCGAAGATGGCGGAACACCGGGGTGA